The genomic segment GGTTTTTCTAAGATGGCCTGTACCTTTTCCAGCAGTGCTTTAGGATTGGTCCGCATCTTCACCAGAAAATCGCTGGCCCCCAGCTTTAATGCTTTTTCCACTTCCTCGGGCTGACCTCGTCCGGACAACACTATTACCGGGATATCCCTGGTCACTTGTCTGGTCTTTATCATCTGGAGCACCTTGTATCCGTCCATGATCGGCATAACCAGATCCAGGATGATCAGGTCGGGGAGCAGATTCTGCATGGCCTTGATGCATTCCACTCCGTTTTCAGCTTCGGTAATCTCAAATCCAGCCTGCTGAAGCACACTGCTGTTGATGGAACGCGCCTTATCGTTATCATCCACCAAAAGGATTTTCTTGCCCATTTTCCACCCCCCTGAAAATAAAATATCGATAAAGGTCAATTAACAACG from the bacterium BMS3Abin14 genome contains:
- the phoB gene encoding phosphate regulon transcriptional regulatory protein PhoB; amino-acid sequence: MGKKILLVDDNDKARSINSSVLQQAGFEITEAENGVECIKAMQNLLPDLIILDLVMPIMDGYKVLQMIKTRQVTRDIPVIVLSGRGQPEEVEKALKLGASDFLVKMRTNPKALLEKVQAILEKPKSAMEVHKYRLAIKEKIYDAVKLATDFEFPVEYRCSRCGNPLLLELLPDYTHKEHWFTGHFVCSHCD